One genomic region from Sphingomonas paeninsulae encodes:
- a CDS encoding LysR substrate-binding domain-containing protein translates to MDFRQLRHFLAVADTLHFGRAAERLGMTQPPLSQSIMALERALGTPLFVRSKRVVTLTAFGRQWVEYVRAAVHNIAALADVAERLRTGVAGKLSLAFVSTADYSVLPHLVQRYSASFPDVELELIEATSDVQVEALLDGRINAGILISARSALPSALEYHPLVKEPLVAAVPESWIDDGRLPLVDGMLRGDDWMAQPLIIFPKRVSPDFHDLVIGFYRARGCQPLIRQEAIQMQTIISLVSAGLGMALVPASLQHLARTGVRYIFVADESPELETGLAWRKTDEVPTLATLIEISLKLDKEFHGLRI, encoded by the coding sequence GAGCGCCTTGGCATGACCCAGCCACCGCTCAGTCAGTCGATCATGGCGCTGGAGCGGGCGTTGGGGACTCCTCTTTTTGTTCGGTCAAAGCGCGTTGTCACTTTGACGGCTTTTGGTCGTCAGTGGGTGGAGTACGTCCGGGCCGCCGTTCACAATATTGCGGCACTCGCTGATGTGGCAGAACGCCTTAGAACTGGTGTGGCGGGAAAGCTGTCATTGGCCTTCGTCAGCACGGCCGACTACAGCGTGCTTCCGCATCTGGTTCAAAGATATTCCGCGTCTTTCCCTGACGTCGAACTCGAACTGATCGAAGCAACAAGTGACGTTCAGGTCGAAGCATTGCTAGACGGACGGATCAACGCAGGCATTTTGATCTCTGCACGATCCGCTTTGCCGTCAGCGCTGGAATACCATCCGCTGGTTAAGGAACCACTCGTGGCCGCCGTGCCAGAGTCATGGATCGATGACGGACGCCTGCCACTGGTCGATGGAATGCTCCGGGGCGATGATTGGATGGCACAGCCGCTCATCATTTTTCCCAAGCGCGTATCGCCCGATTTTCATGACCTTGTGATCGGTTTTTATCGAGCCAGGGGCTGTCAGCCGCTTATCCGCCAGGAAGCTATTCAGATGCAAACCATCATCAGTCTGGTTTCAGCCGGTCTGGGTATGGCGTTAGTTCCTGCGTCGTTGCAGCATCTTGCTCGTACCGGAGTGCGCTATATTTTTGTTGCCGACGAATCTCCGGAACTCGAAACTGGGCTTGCATGGCGGAAGACGGACGAGGTGCCAACTTTGGCCACCTTGATAGAAATTTCTTTAAAGCTCGACAAAGAGTTTCATGGCCTCCGTATCTGA